The following coding sequences are from one Triplophysa dalaica isolate WHDGS20190420 chromosome 12, ASM1584641v1, whole genome shotgun sequence window:
- the ctps1b gene encoding CTP synthase 1b, whose translation MMKYILVTGGVISGIGKGIIASSVGTILKSCGLHVTAIKIDPYINIDAGTFSPYEHGEVFVLDDGGEVDLDLGNYERFLDIRLTRDNNLTTGKIYQSVITKERRGDYLGKTVQVVPHITDAIQEWVMGQSKVSVDDDGVEPEVCVIELGGTVGDIESMPFIEAFRQFQFKVKRENFCNIHVSLVPQPNSTGEQKTKPTQNSVRELRGLGLSPDLIVCRCSTPLETAVKEKISMFCHVEPEQVICIHDVSSLYRVPLLLEDQGIVDYFCRRLDLPVEMRQRKMLTKWKEMSDRSDRLSEKTSIALVGKYTKLSDSYASVIKALEHSALAINYKLEVKYIDSADLEPATQQEEPVKYHEAWQKLCSSDGVLVPGGFGVRGTEGKIQAINWARKQKKPFLGVCLGMQLAVCEFARNVLGWEDANSTEFDPETKHPVVIEMPEHNPGQKGGTMRLGKRRTMFKSNSSVIRKLYGDAEYVDERHRHRFEVNPELKHHFEERGFRFVGEDLEGERMEIIELEDHCYFVGVQFHPEFTSRPIKPSPPYFGLLLAASGKLQNYLQKGCRLSPRDTYSDRSDSSSPDSDISEIKFPSVA comes from the exons ATGATGAAGTACATACTCGTGACAGGAGGGGTGATATCTGGCATTGGGAAGGGCATCATAGCCAGCAGTGTGGGCACAATACTCAAATCCTGTGGTCTGCACGTCACTGCTATTAAGATCGACCCCTACATTAATATTGATGCCGGCACCTTCTCTCCTTATGAACATG GTGAGGTATTCGTGCTGGATGATGGCGGTGAAGTTGACTTGGATTTAGGGAACTATGAGCGTTTTTTGGACATCCGGCTAACCAGGGACAACAATCTGACCACCGGCAAGATCTACCAGTCTGTTATAACGAAAGAGAGACGAGGGGATTATCTGGGGAAAACTGTACAAG TGGTGCCGCACATTACGGATGCTATTCAGGAATGGGTTATGGGACAGTCTAAAGTCTCAGTGGACGATGACGGTGTTGAACCAGAAGTCTGTGTCATTGAG CTTGGAGGTACAGTTGGAGATATCGAGAGTATGCCTTTCATTGAAGCTTTCAGACAGTTTCAGTTCAAAGTGAAACGGGAAAACTTTTGCAACATCCATGTCAGCCTGGTCCCTCAG CCTAATTCTACAGGCGAACAAAAAACTAAACCCACACAGAACAGTGTTCGAGAGCTTCGTGGACTAGGCTTATCCCCAGACCTG ATTGTTTGTCGTTGTTCCACTCCATTGGAGACGGCCGTCAAAGAGAAGATCTCCATGTTTTGCCATGTAGAACCTGAGCAG GTGATCTGCATACATGATGTCTCCTCCCTCTATAGAGTACCTCTACTGCTGGAGGATCAAGGTATAGTTGACTATTTCTGCCGCAGGCTGGATTTGCCCGTCGAGATGAGGCAACGTAAAATGCTTACAAAGTGGAAGGAGATGTCAGACAG ATCTGACAGACTCTCTGAGAAAACTTCCATTGCTTTAGTGGGCAAGTACACCAAACTGTCTGATTCCTATGCTTCGGTGATTAAAGCCCTGGAGCACTCGGCCCTGGCTATCAACTATAAGCTAGAGGTCAAG TACATAGattctgcagacctggagccaGCTACACAGCAAGAGGAGCCGGTGAAATACCATGAGGCCTGGCAGAAGCTCTGCAGTTCTGA TGGAGTTCTTGTTCCTGGAGGCTTTGGGGTACGAGGTACTGAGGGAAAAATTCAAGCCATCAACTGGGCTAGAAAGCAGAAAAAGCCGTTTTTAG GTGTTTGTTTGGGTATGCAGCTGGCAGTGTGTGAATTTGCTCGTAATGTTCTTGGTTGGGAAG ATGCCAATTCCACAGAATTTGATCCAGAAACAAAACACCCTGTG GTGATTGAAATGCCAGAGCATAATCCTGGGCAGAAGGGAGGAACCATGCGGTTGGGGAAAAGACGGACCATGTTCAAAAGCAACTCCAGTGTTATTC GAAAGCTGTATGGAGATGCTGAATATGTGGATGAAAGGCACCGTCATCGCTTTGAG GTGAATCCAGAACTGAAGCATCACTTTGAGGAGAGAGGGTTCCGATTTGTGGGTGAAGATCTGGAGGGGGAACGAATGGAGATCATTGAACTTGAGG atcattgttattttgttgGCGTACAGTTCCACCCTGAGTTCACCTCTCGTCCCATCAAACCCTCACCACCTTATTTTGGCCTTTTACTGGCAGCATCTGGGAAACTGCAGAACTACCTGCAGAAAGGCTGTAGACTCTCACCTCG GGATACTTACAGTGACCGGAGTGACAGCAGTTCACCAGACTCCGATATCTCTGAGATTAAATTCCCATCAGTTgcttaa
- the taf12 gene encoding transcription initiation factor TFIID subunit 12 — translation MTQYPSQTSRSNFYTVVKAEASSTPPISTMANSTVAPGKVPGTPGPAGRLSPEGPQVLSKKKLQDLVREIDPNEQLDEDVEEMLLQIADDFIESVVTAACQLARHRKSNTLEVKDVQLHLERQWNMWIPGFGSDEIRPYKKACTTEAHKQRMALIRKTTKK, via the exons ATGACACAGTACCCATCACAGACCAGCCGCTCAAACTTCTACACTGTTGTGAAAGCAGAAGCTTCCTCCACACCGCCCATCTCCACCATGGCCAACAGTACTGTCGCTCCAGGCAAAGTCCCAGGCACCCCTGGGCCTGCAGGGAGACTGAGTCCTGAAGGTCCTCAG GTGCTCAGTAAGAAGAAGCTCCAGGATCTCGTGCGGGAAATTGACCCTAATGAACAACTTGACGAAGATGTGGAGGAG ATGCTCTTGCAGATTGCAGATGACTTCATCGAAAGCGTGGTGACCGCTGCATGCCAGCTTGCCCGACACAGAAAGTCGAACACTCTTGAAGTAAAGGATGTCCAGCTGCATCTCG AGCGCCAGTGGAATATGTGGATTCCTGGCTTTGGTTCAGATGAGATCCGACCGTACAAGAAGGCATGCACGACAGAAGCTCACAAACAG AGAATGGCACTGATTCGCAAAACAACCAAAAAGTAG